The following DNA comes from Cellulophaga sp. HaHa_2_95.
AATTCTACGTTCAGGATTCCGTCTCCTAAATCTTCAACAACAACACCGCTGTTTTTGAAAACTTCTTTAGATTTTCTAATGTTATCTAAAATGATAAACGAATCTTGACCTGGAATTTTTTCAATTGATTTCTTAGGGATATCATAGAAATAACTAGCTCCGTCTTTAACAGCGTAGAACGATTTTGTTCCGCTAGCTAACATATCGTTTACCCAAGCAGCAGGAGTTTCTCCTTCCGCCTTCATTATTTCAAGTCCTTTTTCAATGCCTATAGCATCCCAAATTTGAAAAGGTCCGTGTTCCCATCCAAATCCAGCTTTCATCGCATCATCAATCTTATAAAGCTCATCTGTAATTTCTGGAATTCTATGCGATACATAAGCAAATAATGCAGCAAAACTTTTTCTGTAGAATTCACCAGCTTTATCTTTTCCAGCAACTAATACTTTAAATCGATCAGCTACCTTATCAATAGTCTTCGTTAATTCTAAAGTGGCAAAACTTGCTCTCTTACTAGAACGATACTCCATCGTATCTAAATCTAGCGTTAAGATTTCTGTTTTCCCTTTAGCATCTTTTGATTTCTTATAGAAACCTTGCCCTGTTTTACTTCCCAACCATTTATTTTCCATCATTGTATTGATGAAGGCTGGTAATTTAAATAGGTCTAATTTTTCATCGTCCTTGCAATTCTCAGCAATCCCGTTTGCCACATGAACCAATGTATCTAAGCCTACCACATCAACAGTTCTGAAGGTAGCAGATTTTGGACGACCGATTACAGGTCCCGTTAATTTATCAACTTCTTCCACAGTCATTCCTAACTCTTTTACCATATGGAAAAGACTCTGAATGCTGAAAATACCAATTCTGTTTCCAATAAAAGCAGGAGTATCTTTAGCAACAACGGAAGTTTTACCTAAAAACTGTTCGCCATACCCATTTAAAAAATCTAATACTTCAGGTGAAGTTTTAGGACCAGGGATTATTTCAAAAAGTTTTAAGTAACGTGCAGGGTTAAAGAAGTGCGTTCCACAGAAATGTTTCTGGAAATCTTCACTACGCCCTTCACTCATGAATTTTATAGGAATACCTGAGGTGTTTGAGGTAATCAAAGTACCAGGTGTTCTATGTTTTTCTAAATTTTCAAAGACTATCTTTTTAATGTCAAGTCGTTCTACCACCACTTCAATAATCCAATCTACCTTAGAAACTTTAGCAATATCATCTTCAAGGTTTCCTGTTGTGATACGATCAGCAAATTTCTGATTGTAAATGGGTGATGGTTTAGATTTTAATGCTGCGGTTAATGAGTCATTTACCAATCTATTGCGAACTACTTTATCTTCAAGCGTAAAGCCTTTAGCTTTTTCTTTCTCATTTAGTTCTCTAGGGACAATATCTAGTAATAATACTTCAACTCCGATATTAGCAAAATGACATGCTATGCCACTTCCCATAATTCCAGAACCAACAACGGCTACTTTCTTAATGTGTTTATTCATCGAATTCATTACGATTAAATTGTTTTTGAATCTTTAGTGTAAATTTTCTTA
Coding sequences within:
- a CDS encoding 3-hydroxyacyl-CoA dehydrogenase/enoyl-CoA hydratase family protein produces the protein MNKHIKKVAVVGSGIMGSGIACHFANIGVEVLLLDIVPRELNEKEKAKGFTLEDKVVRNRLVNDSLTAALKSKPSPIYNQKFADRITTGNLEDDIAKVSKVDWIIEVVVERLDIKKIVFENLEKHRTPGTLITSNTSGIPIKFMSEGRSEDFQKHFCGTHFFNPARYLKLFEIIPGPKTSPEVLDFLNGYGEQFLGKTSVVAKDTPAFIGNRIGIFSIQSLFHMVKELGMTVEEVDKLTGPVIGRPKSATFRTVDVVGLDTLVHVANGIAENCKDDEKLDLFKLPAFINTMMENKWLGSKTGQGFYKKSKDAKGKTEILTLDLDTMEYRSSKRASFATLELTKTIDKVADRFKVLVAGKDKAGEFYRKSFAALFAYVSHRIPEITDELYKIDDAMKAGFGWEHGPFQIWDAIGIEKGLEIMKAEGETPAAWVNDMLASGTKSFYAVKDGASYFYDIPKKSIEKIPGQDSFIILDNIRKSKEVFKNSGVVVEDLGDGILNVEFQSKMNTIGGDVLAGLNKAIDLAEKDFQGLVVGNQAPNFSVGANIGMIFMMAVEQEYDELNMAIKMFQDTMMRMRYSAIPTVAAPHGMALGGGCELSLHADKVVAAAETYIGLVEFGVGVIPGGGGSKEFAVRAQDQFHKNDVELNVLQEYFLTIGMAKVSTSAYEAFDLGILQKGKDIVVVNKDRQIATAKAHAKLMAEAGYTQPVKRKDIKVLGKQALGMFLVGTDSMEDSNYISEHDKKIANKLAYVMAGGDLSEPTLVTEQYLLDLEREAFLSLCTERKTLERIQHMLKTGKPLRN